A single window of Nicotiana sylvestris chromosome 3, ASM39365v2, whole genome shotgun sequence DNA harbors:
- the LOC104241583 gene encoding 4-hydroxybenzoate geranyltransferase 2, translating into MALYRRLSRTSRVLRRHPRPSIAALCSSPDQTNPSTTAPHSQLINPFQSSSSSDQYIYIPNSNFKKSLTYYYSPHSSRIELLGYRQVLHFSTLANSEEEKKNEQQKQPSWIDTYLPQRIRPYAHLARLDKPIGTWLLAWPCMWSIALAATPGSLPDVKMMTLFGCGALLLRGAGCTVNDLLDRDIDTKVERTRSRPVASGVLTPFQGLCFLGFQLLLGLGILLQLNNFSRILGASSLLLVFSYPLMKRLTFWPQAYLGLTFNWGALLGWAAIKGSIDPAVVLPLYASGVFWTLVYDTIYAHQDKEDDLKVGVKSTALRFGDSTKEWISGFGLACISSLALSGVNADIGWPYYAFLTAASGQLAWQIWTVDLSSRADCNRKFVSNKWFGAFVFGGVLFGRLL; encoded by the exons ATGGCATTGTACCGCCGTCTTTCTCGAACTTCTCGTGTCCTCCGGCGGCACCCTCGCCCCTCTATCGCTGCCCTCTGCTCTTCTCCCGATCAAACAAACCCTAGCACAACTGCTCCTCATTCTCAGTTAATCAACCCCTttcaatcttcttcttcttctgatcagtatatatatatacccaaCTCCAATTTTAAGAAATCTTTGACATATTATTACTCTCCACATTCTTCaagaattgaacttttagggtacCGTCAAGTTCTTCACTTTTCAACCTTAGCTAATTCAGAAGAGGAGAAGAAGAATGAGCAACAAAAACAGCCTTCTTGGATTGATACGTATTTGCCCCAAAGAATTAGACCCTACGCTCATCTTGCCCGACTTGATAAGCCTATTGGCACTTGGTTACTCGCTTGGCCCTGCATGTG GTCGATTGCTTTGGCTGCTACGCCAGGGAGCCTTCCTGATGTGAAAATGATGACACTATTTGGTTGCGGGGCTTTGCTTTTGCGAGGTGCTGGTTGTACAGTTAACGATCTTCTTGATCGAGATATTGACACTAAG GTGGAAAGAACAAGGTCGAGGCCAGTCGCGAGTGGTGTATTGACACCCTTTCAAGGGCTCTGTTTCCTTGGGTTCCAGTTGCTATTAGGTCTTGGGATTCTTTTGCAATTAAACAATTTTAG CCGCATTTTGGGTGCTTCATCCCTGTTGCTGGTCTTCTCATACCCCCTCATGAAGAGGTTGACATTTTGG CCTCAAGCCTATCTTGGTCTAACTTTCAACTGGGGAGCTTTGTTAGGTTGGGCTGCTATTAAAGGAAGTATTGATCCTGCAGTTGTGCTTCCATTGTACGCCTCTGGGGTGTTTTGGACGCTCGTGTATGACACAATATATGCACATCAG GATAAAGAAGACGATCTCAAAGTGGGTGTCAAGTCTACAGCCTTGAGATTTGGAGATTCCACAAAAGAATGGATCAGTGGTTTTGGATTAGCATGCATCAGCAGTCTTGCTCTTTCCGGAGTTAATGCTGATATTG GATGGCCATACTATGCATTTCTGACAGCTGCTTCTGGCCAGTTGGCCTGGCAAATTTGGACCGTTGACTTATCATCTCGTGCAGATTGCAACAGAAA ATTTGTGTCCAACAAATGGTTTGGTGCTTTTGTCTTTGGCGGGGTTCTATTTGGAAGACTATTGTGA
- the LOC104241585 gene encoding CASP-like protein 4A3, whose translation MEKSNFKSNSNSNSNSSSNSNHSNHHRNFHRQNSHISMSDTDSQVSQMDSFHSPLRSDSPLRSDEPFPDQRSTKSLSSKALVSVDKYYSPLRSPRKPSWENLSLPPTPTPPSEAGNKDRNSARTMNFSRAVREDMTAGVTKVGPVRGGDVEGGELAGGERPPPRTPGRSKRELMLNRAALGFRVCELILCCISFSIMVSDKTEGWSGDSYDRYKEYRYCVAVNIIGFVYSAFQACDLAYNLASWKHFFSHHVRYHFDFSMDQILAYLLMSASSCAATRADDWISNWGKDEFTEMATASIGLSFLAFIAFAFSSLISGYNLCNRNSS comes from the exons ATGGAGAAATCCAATTTCAAATCGAATTCCAATTCCAATTCCAATTCAAGTTCCAACTCCAATCACAGCAACCACCACCGGAATTTTCACAGGCAGAATAGTCACATATCAATGTCGGACACCGACTCACAGGTGAGTCAAATGGACTCGTTTCACTCACCTCTCCGATCCGACTCACCTCTCCGTTCCGATGAACCCTTTCCCGATCAACGCTCGACCAAGTCTCTGTCCTCAAAAGCCTTGGTATCAGTCGACAAATATTACTCTCCACTTCGATCTCCCCGTAAACCTTCCTGGGAGAATTTAAGCTTACCTCCGACACCTACTCCACCGTCGGAAGCCGGCAACAAGGATCGGAATTCGGCGCGGACGATGAATTTTAGTAGGGCGGTTAGGGAGGATATGACTGCTGGGGTGACGAAAGTGGGGCCGGTTCGCGGCGGTGACGTGGAAGGTGGAGAGTTAGCCGGAGGGGAGAGGCCGCCTCCGAGGACACCAGGGCGTTCGAAGAGGGAACTGATGCTGAacagggcggcgttagggtttagggtttgtgAGTTAATTTTGTGCTGTATTTCTTTCTCGATCATGGTATCTGATAAAACTGAAGGTTGGAGCGGTGACTCTTATGATCGGTACAAGGAGTACAG GTATTGCGTCGCTGTTAATATTATTGGATTTGTATACTCTGCATTTCAAGCGTGTGATCTAGCATACAATTTGGCAAGTTGGAAACACTTTTTCTCTCACCACGTGCGATATCATTTTGATTTCTCGATGGATCAG ATATTGGCTTATCTTCTTATGTCAGCATCTTCTTGTGCTGCAACGAGGGCAGATGACTGGATTTCAAATTGGGGAAAAGATGAGTTTACGGAGATGGCAACAGCATCTATTGGGTTATCCTTCCTGGCTTTTATAGCCTTTGCCTTTAGCTCCCTCATATCTGGTTACAACCTCTGCAACCGTAATTCCTCATGA